A window of Pomacea canaliculata isolate SZHN2017 linkage group LG3, ASM307304v1, whole genome shotgun sequence contains these coding sequences:
- the LOC112559730 gene encoding histone-lysine N-methyltransferase eggless-like isoform X3 → MAEKAVEQLIYELSLSKVELDELISSIVDNMGQEVENISTTTEYQDTNALINKAERRAKDINKSFLQLEAKADAYMEEMKTEEKELEEQVRQREAEVAASCQIIDDDSDDDVTIIDSTFEPRKRGAPSPVGGRPLPPPPPLLTKEQMSSSAPKVEMLGASPPPLTMNIGGTVVPTADDGVPNMEHLRAALTNALNRQVAPSAAPQQLADSKLPSEIYVYPPPKVKILNFGNKEQTSKEGELAPKLLKLNVTTSASTSSASQSVLGTMPTVWKEITTGSKVLAKKFNDIWYSGVVTDVQKPENTKHPGEKPENTKNPGEWKYRVKFDGKGLKVLSGHHIAYREPISCFLKVGTRVAALYRDDETSSGSSFYAGIVAEAPSIKNNKRFLVFFDDGYAQYCVAKELHKVYYQSENVWEDIHPDSQEFIKEYLKQYPERPMVRLMKDQVVKTEWNGRWWTAKVMEVDASLVKMYFQADKRTEWIYRGSTRLEPLFKALANAEAIKAAGSSKGRRLNMDPKGQKRPTVEYTRSGTEDEITKRAASTPTTTSSAPASKPPLKMPSVGGDKKRSVAKKSTGGSASKMMVSKPRPANIIEDEFGPSPDWEAPWLKHRRQPAQRSKSSESNVGAERYQASSISSNKQGWDMASVLQERLASAVEQVDDGEALGEHMDTLIDTKDKVRKKMVPHPCGPTCARDSEEERDKHKGKNPLLIPLLCGWERQICKMRPSGRKCVIYRAPCARRLRTLEELDKYLSLVDSHLVIDFFCYDPWLHVHTEFVPVKTFCDIKDLSYGKENVPISCVNGIDRQYPDYVEYSSQRIPSKGVKIEFDENFLQCCDCTDNCWDRSKCACQQLTVENTTWIGEKDPNAGYHYRRLREPVFTGVVECNSRCKCDYRCRNRVAQNGLSCRLQVFKTEKRGWGLRCLNDIPKGGFICIYAGQLLTDKGANDDGKQYGDEYLAELDFIEVVERQKEGYESDVRDPESEDDTNVPASLVGEDDDEDEDFHSNSAGDGVSSSDSDFEGGNSNKVEHKVHATRRQKIQESQSEKESKPLEKLVLKRDSADGQEWTTEKKTTEWMGKMEDSPIEIPSDNDEDDDDDDIDTKETKPMPIEDELPDLDVPPVKEEKKEQPRVKEEKVKKDEKVADGGNENKLMRRARKSTGGSRFKNLPNPKAHQSIPEKEEEEEVKQGTRALFHDGSSCYIMDAKSMGNIGRYLNHSCTPNVFVQNIFVDTHDVRFPWVAFFAGQYIRAGTELTWDYNYEVGSVPDKVLYCYCGSPMCRGRLL, encoded by the exons ATGGCAGAAAAGGCAGTTGAACAGCTGATATATGAGCTGTCTCTATCTAAGGTGGAATTAGATGAGCTGATTTCCTCCATAGTAGACAACATGGGACAAGAGGTAGAAAACATTTCCACCACCACAGAGTATCAGGACACAAATGCACTCATCAACAAAGCAGAAA GAAGAGCAAAGGATATCAACAAAAGTTTCCTTCAGCTTGAAGCAAAAGCAGATGCCTATATGGAAGAGATGAAAACCGAAGAGAAAGAACTAGAAGAGCA AGTACGCCAGAGAGAGGCTGAGGTAGCTGCAAGCTGTcaaattattgatgatgatagtgaCGATGATGTAACGATAATAGATTCCACATTTGAACCCCGGAAACGAGGTGCTCCTTCACCTGTTGGAGGAAG GCCCTTGCCACCACCACCTCCGCTGCTGACCAAGGAACAGATGTCATCATCAGCACCAAAAGTAGAGATGCTTGGTGCCAGTCCTCCACCACTCACGATGAACATCGGTGGCACCGTTGTTCCTACAGCAGATGATGGTGTACCCAATATGGAACACCTTCGAGCAGCATTGACAAATGCACTCAATCGCCAGGTTGcaccatcagcagcaccacagcAATTGGCAGACAGTAAACTTCCGTCTGAG atataTGTCTATCCACCACCCAAAGtcaagattttaaattttgggAATAAAGAACAGACAAGCAAGGAAGGGGAGCTGGCACCCAAGCTTCTCAAGCTGAATGTGACCACCTCGGCAAGTACTAGCTCTGCATCTCAAAGTGTCTTGGGTACTATGCCAACTGTTTG GAAAGAGATAACAACTGGCAGCAAAGTCCTGGCCAAGAAGTTCAATGATATTTGGTACTCAGGGGTTGTCACTGATGTGCAGAAGCCAGAGAACACAAAGCACCCTGGAGAA AAGCCAGAGAACACAAAGAACCCTGGAGAA TGGAAGTACCGTGTAAAATTTGATGGGAAAGGGTTAAAAGTTCTTTCTGGTCACCATATTGCGTATCGAGAACCTATCTCCTGTTTCCTCAAAGTGGGTACACGAGTGGCTG CTCTGTACAGGGATGATGAAACATCATCTGGGAGTTCTTTTTATGCTGGAATAGTGGCTGAGGCTCCTAGTATCAAGAACAACAAGAG GTTTTTGGTATTCTTTGATGATGGATATGCACAGTACTGTGTGGCAAAGGAATTGCATAAAGTTTACTATCAGA GTGAAAATGTATGGGAAGACATTCATCCTGATTCTCAAGAATTTATAAAAGAATATCTCAAGCAGTATCCTGAG CGACCAATGGTGCGATTAATGAAAGATCAAGTGGTGAAAACGGAATGGAATGGGCGTTG GTGGACAGCTAAAGTGATGGAGGTAGATGCCAGTTTGGTAAAGATGTATTTCCAGGCTGACAAACGCACGGAATGGATCTACCGTGGGTCTACACGATTAGAGCCCCTCTTCAAAGCTTTG GCAAATGCTGAAGCAATAAAGGCAGCAGGAAGTTCCAAAGGTCGGCGTCTTAACATGGACCCTAAAGGACAAAAGCGACCCACAGTTGAATACACCAGAAGTGGTACTGAAGATGAAATAACCAAACGAG CTGCCTCCACGCCCACCACAACAAGCTCAGCACCAGCCAGTAAGCCTCCTTTAAAGATGCCTTCTGTTGGAGGTGACAAGAAACGCTCAGTGGCTAAGAAGAGTACTGGGGGTAGTGCCAGCAAGATGATGGTGAGCAAGCCTCGGCCAGCCAACATAATTGAGGACGAATTTGGGCCATCTCCGGACTGGGAAGCTCCCTGGCTAAAACACCGTCGACAACCAGCTCAGCGCAGCAAATCATCCGAGAGTAATGTTG GTGCAGAACGGTACCAGGcaagcagcatcagcagcaacaagcAGGGCTGGGACATGGCAAGTGTGCTGCAGGAGCGCCTGGCATCAGCTGTTGAACAAG TTGATGATGGCGAAGCCCTTGGAGAACATATGGACACCCTCATTGACACCAAAGACAAAGTGCGCAAAAAAATGG TACCTCATCCGTGTGGTCCCACATGTGCTAGGGACTCAGAAGAGGAACGAGATAAACACAAAGGAAAGAACCCACTTCTTATTCCATTGCTGTGTGGTTGGGAAAG ACAGATCTGTAAGATGCGACCTAGTGGGCGGAAGTGTGTTATATACCGAGCTCCATGTGCTCGTCGACTGCGTACTTTAGAAGAGTTGGACAAATATCTAAGCCTTGTGGATTCACATCTAGTTATCGACTTCTTTTGTTATGATCCTTGGCTACATGTGCACACTGAGTTTGTCCCTGTGAAG ACATTCTGTGACATCAAAGACCTGTCTTATGGAAAAGAGAACGTACCTATATCATGTGTAAATGGGATTGACCGACAGTATCCAGACTATGTAGAATACTCCAGCCAACGCATTCCCTCCAAAGGGGTGAAAATAGAATTTGATGAAAATTTTCTTCAATGTTGTGACTGCACAGACAACTGCTGG GACCGGTCAAAGTGTGCTTGTCAGCAGCTGACTGTAGAGAACACAACATGGATTGGGGAAAAAGATCCCAATGCTGGCTACCATTACAGACGTCTCCGTGAACCAGTTTTTACAGG TGTTGTTGAGTGTAATTCCCGGTGCAAATGCGACTACCGCTGCAGGAATAGAGTGGCACAGAATGGGCTGAGCTGCCGCCTGCAGGTCTTTAAGACAGAGAAACG AGGATGGGGGCTGCGCTGTTTGAACGACATACCAAAAGGTGGCTTCATCTGTATCTATGCTGGTCAGCTGTTGACAGATAAAGGGGCTAACGAT GATGGTAAGCAGTACGGAGATGAGTATCTAGCAGAGCTGGACTTCATTGAGGTAGTAGAGCGACAGAAAGAGGGTTACGAGAGTGATGTGCGTGACCCAGAATCAGAGGATGATACCAACGTACCAGCCAGCCTTGTTggggaggatgatgatgaagatgaagacttTCACAGCAACTCAGCGGGTGATGGTGTCTCATCTAGCGACAG TGACTTTGAGGGTGGAAACTCAAACAAAGTGGAGCACAAGGTCCATGCAACAAG GAGACAGAAGATTCAAGAATCCCAGTCAGAAAAAGAGAGTAAACCCTTAGAAAAGCTAGTTCTGAAGCGGGACTCTGCTGATGGGCAAGAATG gacaacagaaaagaagacaacagAGTGGATGGGCAAAATGGAGGACTCACCTATTGAGATTCCCAGTGATAAcgatgaggatgacgatgacgatgatatcGACACAAAGGAGACAAAGCCAATGCCAATTGAAGATGAACTGCCAGACCTGGATGTACCTCCAgtcaaagaagagaagaaagaacagcCCAGAGTCAAAGAGGAAAAAGTCAAGAAAG ATGAAAAGGTAGCAGATGGTGGCAATGAGAACAAGTTGATGCGAAGAG CCCGCAAGAGCACAGGAGGCTCACGCTTCAAAAACCTTCCCAACCCCAAGGCTCACCAGTCTATTCCAG aaaaggaagaggaggaggaagtgaAGCAAGGAACGAGAGCGCTGTTCCATGACGGCTCCTCTTGCTACATCATGGATGCTAAATCCATGGGCAACATTGGCCGCTATCTTAAT CACAGTTGCACTCCCAACGTgtttgtgcaaaatatttttgtggacaCTCACGACGTGCGGTTTCCCTGGGTGGCTTTTTTTGCCGGGCA GTACATCCGTGCTGGCACTGAGTTGACATGGGACTATAACTATGAGGTGGGTAGCGTACCAGACAAGGTACTCTACTGTTACTGTGGCTCTCCCATGTGCAGAGGGCGGCTTTTGTGA
- the LOC112559730 gene encoding histone-lysine N-methyltransferase eggless-like isoform X1 codes for MAEKAVEQLIYELSLSKVELDELISSIVDNMGQEVENISTTTEYQDTNALINKAERRAKDINKSFLQLEAKADAYMEEMKTEEKELEEQVRQREAEVAASCQIIDDDSDDDVTIIDSTFEPRKRGAPSPVGGRRASVPPLKQKPLPPPPPLLTKEQMSSSAPKVEMLGASPPPLTMNIGGTVVPTADDGVPNMEHLRAALTNALNRQVAPSAAPQQLADSKLPSEIYVYPPPKVKILNFGNKEQTSKEGELAPKLLKLNVTTSASTSSASQSVLGTMPTVWKEITTGSKVLAKKFNDIWYSGVVTDVQKPENTKHPGEKPENTKNPGEWKYRVKFDGKGLKVLSGHHIAYREPISCFLKVGTRVAALYRDDETSSGSSFYAGIVAEAPSIKNNKRFLVFFDDGYAQYCVAKELHKVYYQSENVWEDIHPDSQEFIKEYLKQYPERPMVRLMKDQVVKTEWNGRWWTAKVMEVDASLVKMYFQADKRTEWIYRGSTRLEPLFKALANAEAIKAAGSSKGRRLNMDPKGQKRPTVEYTRSGTEDEITKRAASTPTTTSSAPASKPPLKMPSVGGDKKRSVAKKSTGGSASKMMVSKPRPANIIEDEFGPSPDWEAPWLKHRRQPAQRSKSSESNVGAERYQASSISSNKQGWDMASVLQERLASAVEQVDDGEALGEHMDTLIDTKDKVRKKMVPHPCGPTCARDSEEERDKHKGKNPLLIPLLCGWERQICKMRPSGRKCVIYRAPCARRLRTLEELDKYLSLVDSHLVIDFFCYDPWLHVHTEFVPVKTFCDIKDLSYGKENVPISCVNGIDRQYPDYVEYSSQRIPSKGVKIEFDENFLQCCDCTDNCWDRSKCACQQLTVENTTWIGEKDPNAGYHYRRLREPVFTGVVECNSRCKCDYRCRNRVAQNGLSCRLQVFKTEKRGWGLRCLNDIPKGGFICIYAGQLLTDKGANDDGKQYGDEYLAELDFIEVVERQKEGYESDVRDPESEDDTNVPASLVGEDDDEDEDFHSNSAGDGVSSSDSDFEGGNSNKVEHKVHATRRQKIQESQSEKESKPLEKLVLKRDSADGQEWTTEKKTTEWMGKMEDSPIEIPSDNDEDDDDDDIDTKETKPMPIEDELPDLDVPPVKEEKKEQPRVKEEKVKKDEKVADGGNENKLMRRARKSTGGSRFKNLPNPKAHQSIPEKEEEEEVKQGTRALFHDGSSCYIMDAKSMGNIGRYLNHSCTPNVFVQNIFVDTHDVRFPWVAFFAGQYIRAGTELTWDYNYEVGSVPDKVLYCYCGSPMCRGRLL; via the exons ATGGCAGAAAAGGCAGTTGAACAGCTGATATATGAGCTGTCTCTATCTAAGGTGGAATTAGATGAGCTGATTTCCTCCATAGTAGACAACATGGGACAAGAGGTAGAAAACATTTCCACCACCACAGAGTATCAGGACACAAATGCACTCATCAACAAAGCAGAAA GAAGAGCAAAGGATATCAACAAAAGTTTCCTTCAGCTTGAAGCAAAAGCAGATGCCTATATGGAAGAGATGAAAACCGAAGAGAAAGAACTAGAAGAGCA AGTACGCCAGAGAGAGGCTGAGGTAGCTGCAAGCTGTcaaattattgatgatgatagtgaCGATGATGTAACGATAATAGATTCCACATTTGAACCCCGGAAACGAGGTGCTCCTTCACCTGTTGGAGGAAGGCGAGCATCTGTTCCTCCTTTGAAACAAAA GCCCTTGCCACCACCACCTCCGCTGCTGACCAAGGAACAGATGTCATCATCAGCACCAAAAGTAGAGATGCTTGGTGCCAGTCCTCCACCACTCACGATGAACATCGGTGGCACCGTTGTTCCTACAGCAGATGATGGTGTACCCAATATGGAACACCTTCGAGCAGCATTGACAAATGCACTCAATCGCCAGGTTGcaccatcagcagcaccacagcAATTGGCAGACAGTAAACTTCCGTCTGAG atataTGTCTATCCACCACCCAAAGtcaagattttaaattttgggAATAAAGAACAGACAAGCAAGGAAGGGGAGCTGGCACCCAAGCTTCTCAAGCTGAATGTGACCACCTCGGCAAGTACTAGCTCTGCATCTCAAAGTGTCTTGGGTACTATGCCAACTGTTTG GAAAGAGATAACAACTGGCAGCAAAGTCCTGGCCAAGAAGTTCAATGATATTTGGTACTCAGGGGTTGTCACTGATGTGCAGAAGCCAGAGAACACAAAGCACCCTGGAGAA AAGCCAGAGAACACAAAGAACCCTGGAGAA TGGAAGTACCGTGTAAAATTTGATGGGAAAGGGTTAAAAGTTCTTTCTGGTCACCATATTGCGTATCGAGAACCTATCTCCTGTTTCCTCAAAGTGGGTACACGAGTGGCTG CTCTGTACAGGGATGATGAAACATCATCTGGGAGTTCTTTTTATGCTGGAATAGTGGCTGAGGCTCCTAGTATCAAGAACAACAAGAG GTTTTTGGTATTCTTTGATGATGGATATGCACAGTACTGTGTGGCAAAGGAATTGCATAAAGTTTACTATCAGA GTGAAAATGTATGGGAAGACATTCATCCTGATTCTCAAGAATTTATAAAAGAATATCTCAAGCAGTATCCTGAG CGACCAATGGTGCGATTAATGAAAGATCAAGTGGTGAAAACGGAATGGAATGGGCGTTG GTGGACAGCTAAAGTGATGGAGGTAGATGCCAGTTTGGTAAAGATGTATTTCCAGGCTGACAAACGCACGGAATGGATCTACCGTGGGTCTACACGATTAGAGCCCCTCTTCAAAGCTTTG GCAAATGCTGAAGCAATAAAGGCAGCAGGAAGTTCCAAAGGTCGGCGTCTTAACATGGACCCTAAAGGACAAAAGCGACCCACAGTTGAATACACCAGAAGTGGTACTGAAGATGAAATAACCAAACGAG CTGCCTCCACGCCCACCACAACAAGCTCAGCACCAGCCAGTAAGCCTCCTTTAAAGATGCCTTCTGTTGGAGGTGACAAGAAACGCTCAGTGGCTAAGAAGAGTACTGGGGGTAGTGCCAGCAAGATGATGGTGAGCAAGCCTCGGCCAGCCAACATAATTGAGGACGAATTTGGGCCATCTCCGGACTGGGAAGCTCCCTGGCTAAAACACCGTCGACAACCAGCTCAGCGCAGCAAATCATCCGAGAGTAATGTTG GTGCAGAACGGTACCAGGcaagcagcatcagcagcaacaagcAGGGCTGGGACATGGCAAGTGTGCTGCAGGAGCGCCTGGCATCAGCTGTTGAACAAG TTGATGATGGCGAAGCCCTTGGAGAACATATGGACACCCTCATTGACACCAAAGACAAAGTGCGCAAAAAAATGG TACCTCATCCGTGTGGTCCCACATGTGCTAGGGACTCAGAAGAGGAACGAGATAAACACAAAGGAAAGAACCCACTTCTTATTCCATTGCTGTGTGGTTGGGAAAG ACAGATCTGTAAGATGCGACCTAGTGGGCGGAAGTGTGTTATATACCGAGCTCCATGTGCTCGTCGACTGCGTACTTTAGAAGAGTTGGACAAATATCTAAGCCTTGTGGATTCACATCTAGTTATCGACTTCTTTTGTTATGATCCTTGGCTACATGTGCACACTGAGTTTGTCCCTGTGAAG ACATTCTGTGACATCAAAGACCTGTCTTATGGAAAAGAGAACGTACCTATATCATGTGTAAATGGGATTGACCGACAGTATCCAGACTATGTAGAATACTCCAGCCAACGCATTCCCTCCAAAGGGGTGAAAATAGAATTTGATGAAAATTTTCTTCAATGTTGTGACTGCACAGACAACTGCTGG GACCGGTCAAAGTGTGCTTGTCAGCAGCTGACTGTAGAGAACACAACATGGATTGGGGAAAAAGATCCCAATGCTGGCTACCATTACAGACGTCTCCGTGAACCAGTTTTTACAGG TGTTGTTGAGTGTAATTCCCGGTGCAAATGCGACTACCGCTGCAGGAATAGAGTGGCACAGAATGGGCTGAGCTGCCGCCTGCAGGTCTTTAAGACAGAGAAACG AGGATGGGGGCTGCGCTGTTTGAACGACATACCAAAAGGTGGCTTCATCTGTATCTATGCTGGTCAGCTGTTGACAGATAAAGGGGCTAACGAT GATGGTAAGCAGTACGGAGATGAGTATCTAGCAGAGCTGGACTTCATTGAGGTAGTAGAGCGACAGAAAGAGGGTTACGAGAGTGATGTGCGTGACCCAGAATCAGAGGATGATACCAACGTACCAGCCAGCCTTGTTggggaggatgatgatgaagatgaagacttTCACAGCAACTCAGCGGGTGATGGTGTCTCATCTAGCGACAG TGACTTTGAGGGTGGAAACTCAAACAAAGTGGAGCACAAGGTCCATGCAACAAG GAGACAGAAGATTCAAGAATCCCAGTCAGAAAAAGAGAGTAAACCCTTAGAAAAGCTAGTTCTGAAGCGGGACTCTGCTGATGGGCAAGAATG gacaacagaaaagaagacaacagAGTGGATGGGCAAAATGGAGGACTCACCTATTGAGATTCCCAGTGATAAcgatgaggatgacgatgacgatgatatcGACACAAAGGAGACAAAGCCAATGCCAATTGAAGATGAACTGCCAGACCTGGATGTACCTCCAgtcaaagaagagaagaaagaacagcCCAGAGTCAAAGAGGAAAAAGTCAAGAAAG ATGAAAAGGTAGCAGATGGTGGCAATGAGAACAAGTTGATGCGAAGAG CCCGCAAGAGCACAGGAGGCTCACGCTTCAAAAACCTTCCCAACCCCAAGGCTCACCAGTCTATTCCAG aaaaggaagaggaggaggaagtgaAGCAAGGAACGAGAGCGCTGTTCCATGACGGCTCCTCTTGCTACATCATGGATGCTAAATCCATGGGCAACATTGGCCGCTATCTTAAT CACAGTTGCACTCCCAACGTgtttgtgcaaaatatttttgtggacaCTCACGACGTGCGGTTTCCCTGGGTGGCTTTTTTTGCCGGGCA GTACATCCGTGCTGGCACTGAGTTGACATGGGACTATAACTATGAGGTGGGTAGCGTACCAGACAAGGTACTCTACTGTTACTGTGGCTCTCCCATGTGCAGAGGGCGGCTTTTGTGA